Proteins from one Ketobacter alkanivorans genomic window:
- a CDS encoding tetratricopeptide repeat protein — MSKSIRQTKASWVISTLTACSLLCALVLTGCAPSSQTTSAGKGRDLTLADLKRRDVSVKPQELEPIAAEKVLASYEQAVALFSTQEERALALRRMADLTMVATEDNMIASLEESPLVDGATAGTSPQIEALQYTKAVAIYEALILGAPAGTDLSEEYYLLAKAYDLNGESDKARETLDALVSKYPDGEFTYEAQFRRGEHLFLLGEYSDAAEAYAYVLKAGPAREFYEHSLYKHGWSLYKLGDYDLAVGDFVALLDGYMPTPPPKTEAERAAERRDRTITKIEAIPLPEVSKTQQKTLDDTLRVLSMSFSNLEGAESVSQYFRTNGSRIYEFKVYSALAELYLYQERYKDAADAYAMFSQKNPLHPMAPSMSSNVIDTYQKGGFPSLVLPYKEKFVEQYGVYSAFWARATPQARDQYSAELKQHLIELAQHYHSSAQKTKQPKDYGIAARWYREFLTTFPNDENAPVMNMLLGETLFAAKDFRPAIEEFERTAYDYPPHADAEKAAYFALLAHQEYLNTLAKDDPTRRGWIAKRASSALRFAKAYPANVNTPKVLDNVIEDQLLLGDIESAIVTAQLIIELVPPAPQALREKAWITYANGMFDKGAWVKAEEAISKVLEFNSIKPQQRVKFEENLATCIYKQGEILEQEGRLAEAAGEYLRVAVAVPNASVRANADYDAANILLQLEEYDKAINVLEGFRKRFPSNALTASIPAKLSFAYEKTGNLAMASAELLTIAMLNKDTNPQLAREALLQAAEMREQTGDTDGAIELYKKFIWDYERPVAPRMEAQYKLVGLYEKQGDSNKRYFWLNKLVETHASAGPEQSDRTLYLAAYGSYNSADALFADFKSIRLTQPLKTSLKKKKSAMQKASKAYTKTVQYGVIDFTTAANYKLGEVYRLFARSIMESERPRGLDELALEEYEILLEDQALPFEDKAIAIFQTNSERTSNGVWDEWIQRSYESLSKLSPGRYNKTELTEDYVDVIY; from the coding sequence GTGAGTAAATCTATCAGACAGACTAAAGCAAGTTGGGTGATTTCTACTCTTACTGCCTGCTCACTGTTGTGCGCTCTGGTTCTGACCGGCTGTGCCCCGTCTTCTCAAACCACCAGCGCCGGTAAAGGCCGCGATCTCACCCTGGCCGATTTAAAACGCCGTGATGTCAGCGTTAAACCGCAAGAACTGGAACCCATTGCCGCCGAAAAGGTGCTGGCCAGTTACGAACAGGCCGTGGCCTTGTTTTCAACACAAGAAGAGCGCGCACTGGCTCTGCGCCGCATGGCAGACCTCACCATGGTGGCAACCGAAGACAACATGATCGCCTCCTTGGAGGAATCCCCCCTGGTTGACGGCGCGACTGCAGGCACATCGCCTCAAATCGAAGCACTCCAATACACTAAAGCCGTTGCTATCTATGAGGCTCTGATTTTAGGTGCACCTGCTGGAACCGATCTGTCTGAAGAGTATTATCTGCTGGCAAAAGCCTATGATCTGAACGGCGAATCCGACAAAGCCCGTGAGACACTGGATGCACTGGTCAGCAAATACCCCGATGGCGAATTCACCTATGAGGCCCAGTTCCGCCGCGGCGAACACCTGTTTCTGCTGGGGGAATACTCCGACGCCGCTGAAGCCTATGCCTATGTATTAAAAGCGGGTCCGGCACGGGAGTTTTACGAACATTCCCTTTATAAGCACGGCTGGAGCCTCTATAAACTGGGGGATTACGATCTGGCAGTAGGTGACTTCGTTGCGCTTCTGGATGGCTACATGCCCACCCCTCCACCCAAAACCGAGGCCGAAAGGGCCGCGGAGCGACGCGATCGCACCATAACCAAGATTGAAGCTATTCCTCTACCCGAAGTGTCCAAAACTCAGCAAAAAACATTGGATGACACCCTGCGCGTACTGAGTATGTCGTTTTCGAATCTGGAGGGTGCCGAAAGCGTATCGCAGTACTTCCGCACCAATGGTTCCCGCATCTATGAGTTCAAGGTCTATAGTGCCCTCGCAGAGTTATACCTTTATCAGGAGCGCTATAAAGACGCCGCCGACGCCTACGCCATGTTCTCTCAAAAGAACCCGTTGCACCCAATGGCACCTTCCATGTCGTCCAACGTAATCGACACCTACCAGAAAGGCGGTTTCCCCAGCCTGGTATTGCCATACAAAGAAAAGTTTGTTGAACAATATGGCGTATACAGCGCCTTCTGGGCCCGCGCCACTCCCCAGGCCCGCGACCAATACAGCGCAGAGCTGAAACAACACCTGATCGAACTGGCCCAGCACTATCACTCTTCGGCTCAAAAAACCAAGCAACCCAAGGATTACGGTATTGCCGCTCGCTGGTACCGCGAGTTTCTGACCACCTTCCCCAACGACGAAAACGCTCCCGTCATGAATATGCTGTTGGGTGAAACCCTGTTTGCCGCCAAAGATTTCCGCCCCGCTATCGAAGAGTTCGAGCGTACCGCATACGACTACCCACCCCACGCCGACGCCGAGAAAGCAGCCTATTTTGCCCTGTTGGCCCATCAGGAATACCTCAACACCCTGGCCAAAGACGATCCTACCCGTCGCGGCTGGATCGCCAAGCGCGCCAGCAGCGCCCTGCGCTTTGCCAAGGCTTACCCAGCCAACGTGAATACACCCAAGGTGCTGGATAACGTCATCGAAGATCAGCTGCTGCTGGGCGACATAGAAAGCGCCATCGTAACCGCCCAGCTCATCATCGAACTGGTTCCACCTGCTCCGCAAGCCTTGAGAGAAAAAGCCTGGATCACCTACGCCAACGGCATGTTCGACAAAGGGGCATGGGTGAAAGCGGAGGAAGCCATCAGCAAGGTGCTGGAATTCAACTCCATCAAACCCCAGCAACGGGTCAAGTTCGAGGAAAACCTCGCTACCTGCATCTACAAACAGGGTGAAATTCTGGAGCAGGAAGGCCGCCTGGCAGAAGCCGCCGGCGAATATCTGCGTGTTGCCGTTGCCGTGCCCAACGCCTCCGTACGGGCCAACGCCGACTACGACGCGGCAAACATACTGCTTCAACTGGAAGAATACGACAAAGCCATCAACGTATTGGAAGGCTTCCGCAAACGCTTCCCGAGCAATGCGCTCACCGCCTCGATTCCGGCCAAGCTCAGTTTTGCCTATGAAAAAACCGGCAACCTGGCCATGGCCTCAGCGGAACTGCTTACCATTGCCATGCTTAACAAAGACACCAACCCCCAACTGGCACGGGAAGCACTGCTGCAAGCTGCTGAAATGCGCGAGCAAACCGGCGATACCGATGGCGCAATCGAGCTGTACAAAAAGTTTATCTGGGATTACGAGCGCCCTGTTGCCCCACGCATGGAAGCCCAGTACAAACTGGTTGGCCTGTATGAAAAACAGGGCGACAGCAACAAACGCTACTTCTGGCTGAATAAACTGGTGGAAACCCACGCCAGCGCAGGCCCCGAGCAATCCGACCGTACCCTGTACCTTGCCGCGTACGGCTCCTACAACAGTGCCGATGCCTTATTTGCCGATTTCAAAAGCATACGCCTGACTCAGCCACTCAAAACCAGCCTCAAGAAAAAGAAATCCGCCATGCAGAAAGCCAGCAAGGCCTACACCAAAACAGTTCAATACGGTGTCATCGATTTCACCACTGCTGCCAACTATAAACTCGGTGAAGTGTATCGCCTGTTCGCCCGCAGCATCATGGAAAGCGAACGCCCCCGCGGCCTGGATGAGCTGGCCCTGGAGGAATACGAAATACTGCTGGAAGATCAGGCCCTGCCTTTCGAAGATAAAGCCATCGCTATATTTCAAACCAACTCCGAGCGAACCAGCAATGGCGTTTGGGATGAATGGATTCAGAGAAGCTACGAATCACTTAGCAAGCTATCGCCCGGCCGCTACAACAAAACCGAACTGACGGAGGATTACGTTGATGTCATATACTAA
- a CDS encoding tetratricopeptide repeat protein, protein MSYTKSALPLLVIFALSGCSMFGDKETLESSDFDMPDSVTIDLTGEVPEEQSAAPEAVAIPDAESTQATDTSQTESTSNTIADQDSAAVLARLNQPSQEAITRDPEQAKQAKLAQPDYDRAITELRKGNLDAAMARFKDLSQQYPALSGPIVNQAIILRKKGKTQEAYDLLQKSILQHGKNPLLLNELGVLSRQLGKFKQAQASYESAIRIDERYAAAHYNLGVLADLYLHDPAMALNQFEIYQTLIPEPDRKVKGWIIELQRRAARAQ, encoded by the coding sequence ATGTCATATACTAAATCAGCCCTCCCACTGCTGGTGATATTTGCCCTCTCTGGCTGCTCAATGTTTGGCGACAAAGAAACCCTCGAATCAAGCGATTTCGACATGCCTGATTCCGTCACCATTGACCTGACCGGCGAGGTGCCTGAGGAGCAATCTGCAGCGCCAGAAGCGGTCGCCATTCCCGATGCGGAAAGCACACAGGCCACGGACACATCTCAAACAGAGTCCACCAGCAACACCATCGCTGACCAAGACTCCGCTGCGGTATTGGCACGCCTCAATCAACCCAGCCAGGAAGCGATAACACGCGACCCCGAGCAAGCCAAACAAGCAAAACTGGCCCAGCCAGACTACGATCGCGCCATCACCGAATTGCGCAAAGGCAACCTGGATGCAGCCATGGCCCGTTTTAAAGACTTATCCCAGCAATATCCGGCCTTATCCGGCCCAATTGTGAACCAGGCCATTATTTTAAGAAAAAAAGGTAAAACCCAGGAAGCCTACGACCTGTTGCAGAAATCCATCTTGCAGCATGGGAAAAACCCGTTACTTCTTAATGAGTTAGGAGTGTTAAGTCGGCAGCTTGGCAAGTTCAAACAAGCACAGGCCAGCTATGAATCTGCGATCCGTATCGACGAACGCTACGCAGCAGCCCACTATAATCTTGGGGTACTGGCGGATCTTTATCTACACGACCCCGCTATGGCCCTGAACCAATTCGAAATCTATCAGACCCTGATCCCCGAGCCGGACCGTAAAGTCAAAGGCTGGATCATTGAACTACAACGGCGAGCAGCGCGAGCACAATGA
- a CDS encoding MotA/TolQ/ExbB proton channel family protein: MSDTVNAAEQSAGLITTTAQFFQEGGPFMYIILAVFLVGLAITLERFIYLNLTQTRNQMVWKKLFPLLTQGKFKSAMEEAKGSGSAVAKILVYGLSRSAYATRHDEVEMAMEEGLMEAIPHLERRTNYIATFANIATLLGLLGTIMGLINAFTAVASADPSQKADLLSASISVAMNTTAFGLMAAIPLLLAFTYLQNKTNQLIDSMEMASVKFLNVFRQAQSQKAQGNGQG; the protein is encoded by the coding sequence ATGTCTGACACAGTGAATGCTGCTGAACAAAGCGCAGGATTGATCACCACCACCGCCCAGTTCTTTCAGGAAGGCGGCCCCTTTATGTACATCATATTGGCGGTGTTTCTGGTTGGCCTTGCCATCACCCTGGAGCGCTTCATCTATCTGAACCTCACTCAAACCCGAAATCAGATGGTGTGGAAGAAACTGTTTCCCCTCCTGACTCAGGGCAAGTTCAAATCAGCCATGGAGGAAGCCAAAGGCTCCGGCAGCGCAGTGGCCAAAATCTTGGTGTACGGTCTGTCCCGCAGCGCCTATGCAACCCGTCATGACGAAGTGGAAATGGCGATGGAAGAAGGCCTTATGGAAGCAATCCCTCACCTAGAGCGTCGCACCAACTACATCGCCACCTTCGCTAACATCGCAACGCTATTGGGTCTGTTGGGCACCATCATGGGTCTGATCAATGCATTTACCGCCGTAGCCAGCGCTGATCCGTCGCAGAAAGCCGACCTGCTGTCTGCCAGTATCTCCGTGGCCATGAACACCACCGCATTCGGTCTGATGGCGGCGATACCACTCCTGCTGGCCTTTACCTATTTGCAGAACAAAACCAACCAGCTGATCGATAGCATGGAAATGGCCTCCGTTAAATTCCTCAACGTATTCCGTCAAGCACAAAGCCAGAAGGCACAGGGCAACGGACAGGGCTAA
- a CDS encoding ExbD/TolR family protein, producing MSRRSRRRHTGDAEINITAFMNLMVVLVPFLLITAVFSQISILELNLPATTPAVQQQEDKKPIVLEVLIYKNRLEVVDRQTGPLKIIPDIGNSHDYDTMVKTLKAVKNRFPDITEITLLLEANTPYDVLVTTMDKVRLTKQVINGTAESAELFPDIAIGDAPPDKQNTSSINSVEGGAA from the coding sequence ATGAGTAGACGCTCGCGTCGAAGACATACTGGAGATGCAGAAATCAACATTACCGCCTTCATGAACCTGATGGTGGTACTGGTGCCGTTTCTGCTGATTACAGCGGTGTTTTCGCAGATTTCAATTCTTGAACTGAACTTACCGGCCACCACCCCGGCTGTTCAGCAACAGGAAGACAAAAAACCCATCGTGCTGGAAGTTCTGATATACAAGAACCGATTGGAAGTGGTCGACCGTCAGACAGGGCCACTAAAGATTATTCCTGATATCGGTAACAGTCACGATTACGACACTATGGTAAAAACGCTGAAAGCGGTGAAAAATCGTTTCCCTGATATCACCGAGATCACCCTGCTGCTGGAAGCCAATACGCCGTACGACGTACTGGTAACCACCATGGATAAAGTGCGCCTGACCAAACAGGTGATCAACGGCACGGCAGAAAGCGCTGAACTGTTTCCGGATATAGCCATTGGCGATGCGCCGCCCGATAAGCAAAATACCTCCTCCATCAACTCAGTTGAAGGAGGTGCGGCATGA
- a CDS encoding ExbD/TolR family protein encodes MKLSHRAKRMDRRHKRQFLPGVNLVSLMDIFTILVFFLLVNSSNTTQLPSQKSIKLPESIAEQLPKETLTIMVNDKTILVNGRIVEEVPTIMAQRSDTIPALQKELLYQASKAPALVVNELGVAERDVTIMGDKEIPYALLRKIMMTCSNNEYSRISLAVLKKAEDKRS; translated from the coding sequence ATGAAGCTTTCCCATCGCGCAAAACGCATGGATCGACGCCACAAACGCCAGTTCCTGCCCGGCGTAAACCTGGTGTCCTTAATGGACATATTTACCATTCTGGTGTTCTTCCTGCTGGTGAATTCATCGAATACCACTCAGCTGCCCAGCCAGAAGTCCATTAAGCTGCCTGAGTCCATTGCCGAACAGCTGCCCAAAGAAACACTGACCATTATGGTGAACGACAAAACCATATTGGTGAATGGGCGCATCGTGGAAGAAGTGCCGACCATCATGGCACAACGCAGCGATACCATTCCTGCCCTGCAAAAAGAACTGCTCTATCAGGCCAGTAAAGCACCGGCACTGGTGGTGAATGAGCTGGGCGTCGCAGAACGTGATGTCACCATCATGGGCGACAAGGAAATCCCCTACGCGCTGCTACGCAAAATCATGATGACCTGCAGCAACAATGAGTATTCACGTATCTCACTGGCTGTCCTCAAGAAAGCGGAGGACAAGCGATCATGA
- a CDS encoding AgmX/PglI C-terminal domain-containing protein, whose amino-acid sequence MKPLYYSTPSLPWDRAAEEEKLFRKMISVFIVIFVIMLLVIPNIPVPEKQRDQVEKIPPRLAKLVMEKQKPPPPPPPPKEEKKEEEKKEEPKKEEPKKEEPKKEEKPKPTAKEKAKAAIAVFDDLSDLRDTNDLADLKTEQKSIASVGAQEQTTQRSLVGTMALGSSGGVSTSKASSGGGGSGTLAGVTSTKVESQIADPAAQKEERRGKDGKARRSTEDIQLVFDKHKGAIYSLYRRALRNNPALEGTVVLRMEIQPDGTVTKCDVVSSELNDADLERKIVLKIKRINFGSMAVGVWNDTYPISFIPS is encoded by the coding sequence ATGAAGCCTCTGTATTACTCAACGCCAAGCCTGCCCTGGGATCGAGCAGCCGAAGAGGAAAAACTGTTCCGCAAGATGATCTCGGTGTTCATCGTGATATTTGTCATCATGCTTTTGGTGATTCCCAATATCCCGGTACCCGAAAAGCAGCGGGATCAAGTGGAGAAAATACCGCCTCGATTGGCAAAACTGGTAATGGAAAAGCAAAAGCCGCCACCACCGCCTCCTCCTCCGAAAGAAGAGAAAAAAGAGGAAGAGAAAAAGGAAGAACCCAAGAAAGAAGAGCCCAAAAAGGAAGAACCTAAAAAAGAAGAGAAGCCCAAGCCAACAGCGAAAGAAAAGGCCAAAGCCGCTATTGCTGTCTTTGATGACTTGAGCGATCTAAGGGACACCAATGATCTGGCGGATCTGAAAACCGAGCAGAAATCGATTGCCTCTGTGGGTGCGCAAGAGCAAACAACCCAGCGTTCACTGGTGGGAACGATGGCACTGGGTAGCAGCGGCGGTGTCAGCACTTCCAAGGCCAGCTCTGGCGGCGGCGGTTCTGGCACTCTGGCGGGCGTCACCTCAACTAAAGTGGAAAGCCAGATCGCCGATCCCGCTGCCCAAAAAGAGGAACGACGTGGCAAAGATGGTAAAGCTCGTCGCTCCACTGAAGACATCCAGCTGGTATTTGATAAGCATAAAGGCGCTATTTACTCCTTATATCGTCGGGCATTGCGCAACAACCCAGCCTTGGAAGGTACCGTGGTACTGCGCATGGAAATCCAACCAGATGGCACTGTCACCAAGTGTGACGTGGTCAGCAGTGAGCTGAACGATGCAGACCTTGAGCGCAAAATCGTGCTCAAGATCAAACGCATCAACTTTGGTTCCATGGCTGTGGGTGTATGGAACGATACCTACCCCATCTCGTTCATACCGTCGTAA
- a CDS encoding peroxiredoxin family protein encodes MLRALSCIIIGLALLASPVAFAKKPPIGDKAPDFTLHSDGPHNLRLSEQKGYIVAVVFWASWCRSCPVQLQALEQLQKKYADFGVKVWAITLDKNRADTQHYQEHKGLALTVLYDETFVVSERYDIDDLPSSFIVDRDGVIRHLQNGFEPTDVNTFDTLLQSLVSE; translated from the coding sequence ATGCTGAGAGCGCTGAGTTGCATCATTATAGGGTTGGCCTTACTGGCCAGCCCTGTAGCGTTCGCCAAAAAACCACCGATAGGTGACAAAGCGCCTGATTTCACACTGCACAGCGACGGTCCACACAACCTGAGGCTGTCAGAGCAAAAAGGCTATATTGTCGCTGTGGTGTTCTGGGCCAGCTGGTGTCGCTCCTGCCCGGTACAATTGCAGGCATTGGAACAGTTACAGAAAAAGTACGCCGATTTCGGGGTTAAAGTATGGGCGATTACTCTGGATAAAAATCGCGCCGACACCCAACACTATCAGGAGCACAAAGGCCTGGCCCTGACCGTGCTCTATGATGAGACTTTTGTTGTCAGCGAACGCTACGACATAGATGATCTGCCCTCCTCCTTTATCGTGGATAGGGATGGGGTTATTCGTCATTTGCAAAACGGCTTTGAGCCAACTGACGTCAACACATTCGATACCCTGCTGCAAAGCCTGGTATCCGAGTAG
- a CDS encoding tetratricopeptide repeat protein — translation MKPNPHRLADRHQTSSTLWSLSAALVIALTIAMPDRANALDLDPFDWFGSDQTTVEGTEAPPQPKPPVPIDQPHAIEDLAYGDLLYEFYQEHYFSAITKILVAKERGLFKNNSEHAELVLGALYVSYGLLDNGEAIFTNLLNTYTSPQGADESWYQLARIYYKRGRPQHALDILTSNISEPVESRAAEYVLLQILCYIRLGDVNQAQSLSQYLKEDRVQSLFVRFNMGSAMAQLGNMEGAAGYYRDILNSNQPHTDIDKTVHDQAALALGIHYLRSNELALAEQTFLKIRLYGPVANRALLALGWTHFHADRKADALTPWMELNERPLTDPSVQESILNVPFVYEELGALQDALDGYNAAYKIFRNQRRKLEKIKRGVLQPDWIENISPVDLSGQDVMGTLPEFQLPVDDEISQHLYQYFASNDFQRLYHDYRELQRLYMVLNHWEKQFPSFNEMINTHVERLNELAPQAEKSIEQSQKFYAYSRVKLDEFETRLNQIIANDDLMGLANVSQLAQKERLDAIESTLNELNDPDMYAEEWHKLKLLKGLLLWDLSAASIDKRWETTKEQVAINNMLTELENRIRAVSAAREVRLNRFYGFETRVIDLRQRVEGLKAETARQLRQQRHQMQKLAVAIIERQQKQLDAMRAKTLLAIARLQDLGYMQERNRKRIREQSIMLELGAEPSDSSAPDTNTELTPVDQKESAQNLGDVIKRIFSGD, via the coding sequence TTGAAACCGAACCCTCATCGCCTGGCTGATCGGCACCAGACCTCCTCGACACTCTGGAGCCTGAGTGCTGCCTTGGTTATTGCACTGACAATAGCCATGCCGGATCGTGCCAACGCCTTGGACCTGGATCCATTTGACTGGTTTGGCTCCGATCAAACTACGGTTGAAGGCACTGAAGCACCGCCACAACCCAAGCCGCCAGTGCCCATCGATCAACCACATGCGATTGAAGACCTGGCGTATGGTGACTTACTGTATGAGTTCTATCAAGAACATTACTTCTCTGCCATTACCAAAATCCTGGTAGCCAAAGAGCGAGGTTTGTTTAAAAACAACAGCGAACACGCAGAGCTGGTATTGGGTGCTCTCTATGTTTCTTATGGCTTACTTGATAACGGCGAAGCTATTTTCACCAACCTGCTGAATACCTACACATCGCCACAAGGAGCAGATGAATCCTGGTATCAGTTGGCCCGCATTTATTACAAGCGCGGCAGACCACAACACGCCTTAGATATACTCACTTCCAATATCAGTGAGCCTGTGGAGTCCCGTGCTGCCGAGTACGTGCTGTTACAAATACTCTGCTACATTCGCCTGGGTGATGTGAATCAGGCCCAATCCCTGAGCCAATACCTAAAAGAAGATCGAGTCCAAAGCCTGTTTGTGCGTTTTAACATGGGTTCGGCAATGGCGCAGCTGGGCAATATGGAAGGCGCTGCCGGATACTACCGCGACATCCTCAACAGCAATCAACCCCATACCGACATAGATAAAACTGTGCACGACCAGGCGGCCCTGGCCCTTGGCATCCATTACTTGCGCAGCAACGAACTGGCCTTGGCGGAACAAACGTTTTTGAAAATTCGTTTGTATGGGCCGGTGGCCAATCGGGCGTTGTTAGCGCTGGGCTGGACTCATTTTCACGCTGACCGCAAAGCAGACGCGCTAACACCCTGGATGGAGCTGAATGAGCGCCCTCTTACGGATCCATCCGTTCAGGAAAGCATTCTCAATGTGCCTTTTGTCTATGAAGAACTCGGCGCACTGCAAGATGCCTTGGATGGTTACAATGCGGCCTACAAGATATTCCGCAACCAACGCCGCAAACTTGAAAAAATCAAACGCGGAGTATTGCAACCCGACTGGATAGAAAACATCAGCCCCGTGGATTTATCCGGCCAGGATGTAATGGGCACCCTCCCCGAGTTTCAGTTGCCGGTGGATGATGAGATCAGTCAGCATTTGTATCAGTATTTCGCCAGCAATGACTTCCAGCGGCTTTATCACGATTACCGTGAATTACAACGGCTGTACATGGTACTAAACCACTGGGAAAAGCAGTTCCCCAGTTTCAACGAAATGATCAATACCCACGTTGAGCGTCTGAACGAGCTGGCTCCGCAAGCTGAAAAATCGATTGAGCAGTCACAAAAGTTCTACGCCTATTCACGAGTAAAACTGGATGAATTCGAAACCCGCCTGAATCAGATCATCGCCAATGACGACCTTATGGGGCTGGCCAATGTGTCCCAACTGGCCCAGAAAGAACGCCTCGATGCCATCGAAAGCACACTTAATGAACTGAATGATCCGGATATGTATGCCGAGGAATGGCATAAGCTGAAGCTATTGAAAGGATTGTTGCTGTGGGATCTGAGTGCCGCCTCCATTGACAAAAGATGGGAAACCACCAAAGAGCAAGTAGCCATCAATAACATGCTCACCGAACTCGAGAACCGGATACGAGCCGTATCCGCTGCCAGAGAAGTTCGACTGAATCGCTTCTACGGATTCGAGACCCGTGTTATTGACCTGCGCCAGCGAGTGGAAGGCCTTAAAGCTGAAACCGCCAGACAACTTCGCCAACAGCGCCATCAGATGCAGAAACTGGCGGTCGCTATCATCGAACGGCAGCAGAAGCAACTGGATGCCATGCGCGCAAAAACCTTGTTGGCCATTGCCCGCCTACAGGATCTTGGTTACATGCAGGAGCGAAATCGCAAAAGAATACGCGAGCAAAGCATTATGTTAGAGCTAGGTGCCGAACCCTCCGATTCGTCGGCCCCGGATACCAACACTGAACTGACCCCGGTGGATCAAAAAGAGTCAGCTCAGAACCTGGGTGACGTGATCAAACGCATTTTTTCAGGCGATTGA
- a CDS encoding NUDIX domain-containing protein, whose protein sequence is MAKHQEHIVCIKSSKVTHHKHGFVDYELSNQDLMLGQRASLELDEDFRQVLPVSIFTHKGKVWAYERTSKGGETRLHNKVAVAVGGHWDLNDLVVEDSVIDLEKSLSQTMARELNEEVHLTSAVINTTELAQKICSDETEVDRVHLAVVYVHELDGEGIASAEEQLKTIGFISPKELLSGEYNIEGWARIICEILVRNT, encoded by the coding sequence ATGGCAAAACATCAAGAGCACATCGTCTGCATCAAATCCTCAAAAGTAACACACCACAAGCATGGCTTTGTCGACTATGAGTTGAGCAATCAAGACCTGATGCTGGGGCAGCGCGCATCCTTGGAACTGGATGAGGATTTTCGTCAAGTACTGCCTGTCTCGATCTTTACCCACAAAGGCAAAGTATGGGCTTACGAGCGCACATCCAAAGGCGGAGAAACTCGACTGCATAACAAAGTAGCTGTAGCCGTTGGTGGCCATTGGGATTTGAATGATCTTGTTGTTGAAGACAGCGTTATTGATCTCGAAAAATCCCTATCCCAAACCATGGCTCGCGAACTGAATGAGGAGGTACATTTAACCTCGGCAGTTATTAATACTACAGAGCTGGCGCAGAAGATCTGCTCTGATGAAACAGAGGTAGATAGAGTTCACCTGGCAGTAGTGTACGTTCACGAACTGGACGGAGAAGGTATCGCATCAGCGGAAGAACAGCTGAAGACAATAGGATTCATATCACCCAAAGAGCTGCTTTCTGGCGAGTATAATATTGAGGGCTGGGCCAGAATCATCTGCGAGATATTAGTTCGGAATACTTAA